One part of the Pithys albifrons albifrons isolate INPA30051 chromosome 21, PitAlb_v1, whole genome shotgun sequence genome encodes these proteins:
- the PEX12 gene encoding peroxisome assembly protein 12 has translation MAEVGAHLTAPAGADRPSVFEAVAQDSLMAAVKPALQHLVKVLAESNPARFGSLWRWFDEIYVLLDLLLQQHYLARCSASFSENFYSLKRIPMGEGTGQPLATAGLPKRQHWKSLLLLVLVPYLKGKLEKLVSILREEDEYSIHPPSSSWKRFYRAFLAAYPFVNMTWEGWFLIQQLCYILGKAQHHSPLLRLAGVRLVRLTAEDIQALEKKLAGATSSQTHSFSSRVQLAARKALGGIAFSLSTGLSVSVFFLQFLDWWYSSENQETIKALTALPTPPPPVHLDPEPSSAVLPRLKTVCPLCRRVRVNATALSTSGFVFCYRCIYSHVKAHQRCPVTGYATELQHLVKLYTPES, from the exons ATGGCGGAGGTGGGCGCTCACCTCACGGCTCCGGCCGGCGCGGACAGGCCGTCCGTGTTCGAGGCGGTGGCCCAGGACAGCCTGATGGCCGCCGTGAAACCCGCCCTGCAGCACCTGGTCAAG GTGCTTGCTGAGTCTAATCCCGCCCGGTTTGGCTCCCTCTGGCGCTGGTTTGACGAGATCTACGTCCTCCTGGacttgctgctccagcagcactaCCTGGCCAGGTGCAGCGCATCCTTCTCGGAGAACTTCTACAGCCTGAAGAGGATCCCgatgggagagggcacagggcagcccctgGCCACGGCCGGGCTGCCAAAGAGGCAGCACTGGAAGTCGCTGCTCCTGCTGGTTCTTGTTCCTTACCTGAAAGGAAAGCTGGAGAAACTGGTGTCCATCCTGAGGGAGGAGGATGAGTACTCCATCCACCCTCCATCCTCGTCCTGGAAGCGCTTCTACAGAGCCTTTCTGGCTGCCTACCCCTTTGTGAACATGACCTGGGAGGGCTGGTTTCTTATCCAGCAGCTGTGCTACATCCTTGGGAAAGCTCAGCATCACtcccccttgctgaggctggCTGGGGTCCGCCTGGTCAGGCTGACTGCAGAGGATATCCAGGCCCTGGAGAAGAAACTGGCTGGAGCCACCTCAAGTCAGACACACAG CTTTAGCTCACGAGTGCAGTTGGCAGCGAGGAAAGCTCTGGGCGGCATCGCCTTCTCCCTCTCCACGGGGCTGTCCGTCAGCGTGTTCTTCCTCCAGTTCCTGGACTGGTGGTACTCCTCAGAGAACCAGGAGACCATCAAGGCTCTGACAGCACTCCCAACTCCCCCACCCCCCGTGCACCTGGACCCcgagcccagctcagctgtgctccCCAGACTGAAGACGGTGTGCCCGCTGTGCCGCCGGGTCCGCGTGAACGCCACGGCCCTGTCCACCTCCGGCTTCGTGTTCTGCTACCGCTGCATTTACAGCCACGTGAAGGCTCACCAGCGCTGCCCTGTCACAGGTTAtgccacagagctgcagcacctTGTCAAACTGTACACCCCTGAGAGCTGA